In a genomic window of Thermodesulfobium sp. 4217-1:
- a CDS encoding methyl-accepting chemotaxis protein, producing the protein MKKFFKFFLDLSLRKKLGFSVFVSFLVFGLFLSGGGLLQLSNAFNISANYDVKTLYDGANLLLESDISTAKQMAIVVSKEPDVVSAIKSNNMAQLQTILTSYVKDHPGFFITVVNPQEQVLMRGHDPAKRLDTIKEAVEVNKALKGEVVSGISKGNVTGLSIRAGAPIKDDTGKIIGAVSTGMMISGSNAIVDQIKEKMGAEATFFDSDTRVSTTLTKQDGSRAIGTKKDNSKILDSVLKEGKPLQIKNSLFGKPYYSYYAPLKDIDGKVIGMLFVAKSAGFYDSGLFNFTLIQFGLNLLAIIIGIALLMFALEIFLMKPIYKTVDGIERIARGDISTKMQRVYEDEMGTIAKSIERMRQSLVSIISNINSSSDEILNISDQLLKVSDSVSCAAQEASKTSEGTAKGVEALSNIAQKLTNSAQVLIGGITAIAKGAEEQATNASSIAESVANIAKNTDTLQKATLGVNTLAANVDKKAKNGHEVLGKREELAERIAHAVDDLSKNIGILDQRSDDIGKIVDFISNIADQTNLLALNAAIEAARAGDAGRGFAVVADEVRKLAEESQKAANEIALLINETRRETKAASASMAEALSEVDGGRALSSEVKGSFDMITVNIAGLLKQITRARDSVNEVTSGIKNIEANVSNLAALSEEYSASANEMNDAALEVQKEVENVAAISEESAASTEEICATTQEQTGMMDQLKGISQSLKEKIEGLDKEVDKFKV; encoded by the coding sequence ATGAAAAAGTTCTTTAAATTTTTTTTAGATCTATCTTTAAGAAAGAAATTAGGGTTTTCTGTTTTTGTAAGTTTTCTTGTTTTTGGCCTATTTCTGTCGGGTGGGGGCCTATTGCAACTGAGTAATGCTTTTAATATCTCTGCAAACTACGACGTAAAGACACTTTACGATGGAGCAAATCTATTACTTGAGAGCGACATATCAACCGCAAAACAAATGGCTATAGTGGTTTCAAAGGAACCAGACGTAGTCTCTGCAATAAAGTCAAACAATATGGCACAACTTCAAACTATTCTAACTAGTTATGTGAAGGATCACCCAGGATTTTTTATTACCGTTGTAAATCCTCAGGAACAGGTATTAATGAGGGGGCACGATCCTGCAAAAAGGCTCGATACCATAAAAGAAGCGGTTGAGGTGAACAAGGCCCTTAAGGGCGAGGTGGTCTCGGGCATTTCGAAAGGCAATGTAACTGGGTTGTCTATTAGAGCAGGCGCACCCATAAAGGACGATACTGGCAAGATCATCGGTGCGGTTTCTACTGGCATGATGATATCTGGTTCTAATGCTATTGTGGATCAGATTAAAGAAAAGATGGGCGCAGAAGCGACATTTTTTGACAGCGATACGCGGGTTAGCACCACTCTCACAAAACAAGACGGCTCACGTGCCATCGGAACCAAGAAGGACAACTCCAAGATTTTGGATTCAGTCCTAAAGGAAGGAAAGCCTCTACAAATTAAAAACTCTCTATTTGGCAAGCCTTATTACTCATACTATGCTCCGTTGAAGGATATAGATGGCAAGGTTATAGGGATGCTCTTTGTTGCAAAGAGCGCAGGGTTCTATGATTCTGGGCTTTTTAATTTTACTTTAATTCAATTCGGTCTTAATTTGCTTGCAATTATTATAGGCATAGCGCTTCTTATGTTCGCATTGGAGATATTCTTGATGAAGCCAATATACAAAACTGTCGACGGAATAGAGAGAATAGCAAGAGGAGATATCAGCACCAAGATGCAGCGAGTATACGAAGACGAGATGGGCACTATCGCAAAATCTATTGAAAGAATGAGGCAAAGTCTGGTAAGCATAATTTCTAATATTAACTCTTCTTCAGACGAAATTTTAAATATTTCAGACCAACTCTTAAAGGTATCAGATTCAGTATCGTGTGCGGCACAGGAGGCGTCGAAAACTTCTGAGGGCACTGCAAAGGGCGTGGAAGCTCTTTCCAATATTGCACAAAAATTGACAAATAGCGCTCAGGTGCTTATAGGAGGCATTACTGCAATTGCAAAGGGAGCAGAGGAACAGGCGACAAACGCGTCTTCGATTGCCGAAAGCGTAGCCAATATTGCAAAGAATACCGACACTCTTCAAAAGGCTACATTAGGGGTTAATACTCTTGCGGCAAACGTAGATAAAAAAGCAAAAAATGGTCATGAAGTACTTGGCAAGAGAGAAGAGCTTGCAGAGAGAATTGCACACGCAGTTGATGATTTGTCCAAAAATATTGGCATTCTCGATCAAAGATCTGATGACATAGGAAAGATTGTCGATTTTATTTCAAATATAGCCGATCAGACAAATCTATTAGCCTTAAATGCAGCCATTGAAGCAGCAAGGGCGGGAGATGCGGGAAGAGGCTTTGCAGTTGTAGCTGATGAAGTCAGAAAGCTCGCTGAAGAATCACAAAAAGCAGCAAACGAAATAGCTCTCTTGATCAACGAAACAAGGAGAGAGACCAAGGCTGCATCGGCGTCAATGGCCGAGGCACTATCTGAAGTAGATGGCGGAAGGGCTCTGTCATCTGAAGTTAAGGGATCTTTTGATATGATTACTGTTAATATCGCAGGCTTGTTAAAGCAGATAACAAGGGCAAGGGATAGCGTAAATGAAGTTACGAGCGGTATAAAAAATATTGAGGCAAATGTTAGCAACCTTGCTGCTCTATCAGAAGAATATTCAGCTAGCGCAAACGAGATGAACGATGCTGCACTAGAAGTTCAGAAAGAAGTTGAAAATGTAGCCGCAATATCAGAAGAGAGCGCTGCCTCTACAGAAGAGATTTGTGCAACCACACAAGAGCAGACAGGAATGATGGATCAACTCAAGGGTATTTCTCAATCTCTAAAGGAGAAGATAGAAGGCCTTGATAAAGAAGTTGATAAGTTTAAAGTTTAA
- a CDS encoding FAD-linked oxidase C-terminal domain-containing protein, giving the protein MLLEIDSVNQVLCVDPNILVRDLNLELSKGDLVFLPTANQLYPQLRIVDLFHLKLPNPSHHLYGSIFNFALGSIFETKFGKKIDLNKKVVKCASGYDFTRFLLGFKELAIPTNLVLRLHPKRENRIFNFFLEEISQLTNLNSILEQLRVLTFAFYLIHKEEFFDKFFATIIVDKEVAGELEIQLKPLIGSNSGNHEVSELNFPNDEGLIKKIKFDNKDFIDKTKRIKNILKGLNIDCDEIIFPLMSLVCLIFKEFSDLEKFERAFQSEFINDQGFYSNLNSNDKIDKIKADILNAVQKIDLKDNHIKTSLPYSKFKKELERSIGKRRITDDSEDLYLYSYDATFKNSLPEMVVFGESTQQISQVLNLASKYRVSVTCRGAGTNLSGGSVPLKGGISLVLTQMNKIISLDVDNKLAVVEPGVVTKELADFASKKGLFYPPDPASSAWCTIGGNVSECAGGPMCFKYGVTRDYIEFLEVVLSDGSVISVDVFQNPDLIDLFTGSEGTLGVFTKVGLRLIRNPDTRNLFLISFKDLEDAAVCINDIVSQGIVPKTFEIMDRTAIDIVKEYAFFDVSSDTNALLILEVDGIKEEVESVVNTIAKFLNSKGFNFILAKDNNEMDKIWILRRAISPACGKIAPTKISEDATVPRSKIADMIKGINLIAKKYSLKVIIFGHAGDGNLHPNILTDKRNEEEMKRVQDAIREIFELAINLGGTLSGEHGIGYMKAPFLRLEFDEGAIELGRAIKAALDPNSLLNPDKIFD; this is encoded by the coding sequence ATGCTATTAGAAATAGATAGCGTAAATCAAGTATTATGCGTCGATCCAAATATTTTGGTTAGAGACTTAAATTTAGAACTGTCTAAGGGGGATCTTGTTTTCTTGCCTACTGCCAACCAACTTTATCCGCAGTTGAGGATTGTTGACCTTTTTCATCTAAAATTGCCAAATCCATCTCATCATCTGTATGGCTCTATCTTTAATTTTGCATTAGGTTCAATCTTTGAGACAAAATTTGGTAAGAAAATCGATCTAAATAAAAAAGTGGTAAAGTGTGCGAGCGGCTACGACTTTACAAGGTTTTTGCTAGGTTTTAAAGAGTTAGCTATTCCAACAAATTTAGTGCTCAGACTGCATCCAAAGAGAGAAAACAGGATTTTTAATTTTTTTCTTGAAGAAATTTCTCAATTAACCAATTTGAATTCTATTTTAGAACAATTAAGGGTTCTCACCTTTGCTTTTTATTTAATACACAAGGAAGAATTTTTTGATAAATTCTTTGCAACGATTATAGTTGACAAAGAGGTGGCAGGTGAACTTGAAATTCAGCTAAAGCCCTTAATTGGCAGTAATTCAGGAAATCATGAAGTTTCAGAACTAAATTTTCCAAATGATGAGGGCTTGATTAAAAAGATAAAATTTGATAATAAAGATTTTATAGATAAGACGAAACGTATTAAAAATATTTTAAAAGGCTTAAATATAGACTGCGATGAAATTATTTTTCCACTAATGAGCCTTGTTTGCTTAATTTTTAAGGAATTTAGCGATTTAGAAAAATTCGAAAGGGCATTTCAATCTGAATTTATAAATGATCAAGGTTTTTATTCTAATCTTAACTCTAATGATAAGATTGATAAAATAAAGGCTGATATTCTTAACGCAGTTCAGAAAATTGATTTAAAAGATAATCATATCAAGACTTCACTGCCATATTCTAAGTTTAAAAAAGAACTTGAAAGATCTATAGGCAAAAGAAGGATAACCGATGATTCAGAGGACCTCTATTTGTACTCTTATGACGCAACCTTTAAGAACTCTTTGCCTGAGATGGTAGTTTTTGGCGAATCCACTCAACAAATTTCTCAGGTTTTGAATCTTGCAAGCAAGTATAGGGTTTCTGTTACCTGTAGGGGTGCTGGTACCAATCTTTCTGGCGGCAGCGTGCCCCTAAAAGGGGGGATATCCCTTGTGCTAACTCAAATGAACAAAATTATTAGCCTGGATGTGGATAACAAGTTGGCTGTTGTTGAGCCTGGTGTTGTAACGAAAGAGCTTGCAGACTTCGCCTCTAAAAAGGGTCTTTTTTATCCTCCGGACCCTGCAAGCAGTGCGTGGTGCACTATTGGCGGCAACGTGTCTGAGTGTGCGGGAGGGCCAATGTGTTTTAAATATGGTGTTACTAGAGACTACATTGAATTTCTCGAAGTTGTTTTGTCAGATGGCAGCGTGATAAGTGTCGACGTATTTCAAAATCCAGACCTAATTGATTTGTTTACTGGTTCTGAGGGTACACTTGGAGTGTTTACAAAGGTAGGCTTAAGGCTTATAAGAAATCCAGACACAAGAAATCTCTTTTTGATAAGCTTTAAAGACCTTGAAGATGCTGCAGTTTGTATAAACGATATAGTTAGCCAGGGCATAGTACCCAAGACCTTTGAAATAATGGACAGGACTGCCATAGATATAGTGAAGGAATATGCCTTTTTTGATGTGTCTTCTGATACAAATGCCTTGCTTATCCTTGAGGTTGACGGCATTAAGGAGGAAGTAGAATCAGTTGTTAATACAATTGCCAAATTTTTGAATTCGAAAGGTTTTAACTTTATTTTAGCAAAAGATAATAACGAAATGGACAAAATTTGGATTCTGAGAAGAGCTATATCTCCTGCTTGCGGAAAAATAGCTCCAACAAAGATTTCTGAAGACGCTACCGTACCGCGTTCGAAAATTGCCGATATGATAAAGGGAATAAACTTAATTGCCAAAAAATACTCTTTGAAAGTAATAATCTTTGGTCATGCTGGAGATGGAAATCTTCACCCAAATATACTTACCGATAAGAGAAATGAAGAGGAAATGAAAAGAGTGCAAGATGCTATAAGAGAAATATTTGAATTGGCGATAAATCTTGGGGGTACGCTTTCAGGAGAACACGGAATAGGCTATATGAAGGCCCCCTTTCTAAGGCTTGAGTTTGATGAAGGAGCTATAGAACTCGGAAGGGCTATAAAGGCTGCACTCGATCCCAACAGTTTGCTAAATCCAGATAAGATTTTTGATTAG
- a CDS encoding peroxiredoxin, protein MTFPLLGEKIENRKVKTTQGLVNLPDDYSGKWVVLFSHPADFTPVCTTEFVAFQKKLGDFKALNAELIGLSIDQVFSHIKWIEWIKEKLGVNIEFPVIADDMGEVAKSFGMIQPAKGTNTVRAVFVIDDKSILRLVLYYPQELGRNIDEILRAVKALQVSDKNKVAIPANWPNSDLVGSDVIVPPPSDVKGAAERSGQVNCFDWWFCHKSVK, encoded by the coding sequence ATGACGTTTCCGCTTTTGGGTGAAAAAATTGAAAATAGAAAAGTAAAAACAACTCAGGGCTTGGTTAATCTACCAGATGATTATTCTGGTAAATGGGTAGTGTTATTTAGCCATCCTGCTGACTTTACGCCAGTGTGTACCACTGAATTCGTTGCTTTTCAAAAAAAGTTAGGTGATTTTAAGGCTTTGAATGCTGAATTAATTGGCTTGTCAATTGATCAGGTATTTTCTCACATTAAATGGATTGAGTGGATTAAAGAAAAACTTGGAGTAAACATTGAATTTCCTGTAATTGCAGATGATATGGGTGAGGTAGCAAAATCTTTTGGAATGATACAGCCTGCAAAAGGGACAAACACAGTTAGGGCAGTGTTTGTAATTGACGATAAATCTATATTAAGGCTTGTATTGTATTATCCACAAGAATTGGGCAGAAATATAGATGAGATACTTAGAGCAGTTAAAGCCTTGCAGGTCTCTGATAAAAATAAGGTTGCAATTCCAGCAAATTGGCCCAATAGTGATTTGGTAGGCTCTGACGTAATAGTTCCACCTCCTTCTGATGTAAAAGGTGCCGCAGAAAGGTCGGGTCAAGTCAATTGTTTTGATTGGTGGTTTTGTCACAAGAGCGTTAAGTAG
- a CDS encoding MBL fold metallo-hydrolase, with translation MDRLKVVLQGFPAKSNRGWLGWCNVVLMSTSNGYFLFDTGSYGDRRELLDSLKNLGVNLSEIKGIFLTHFHFDHAINIELFENAKIYMSEREYKYITSGFFEKASDLYVPKSMISYLLNRNPVILRNNEKVLDDIVAIDLPGHTPGSMGFLLESTKTLIGGDAVKNIKEFYNELDTLLVFGDIHDYRESLKRAKQMAINFVPGHDSIFSFNKEIKKLTDLKVIIYSNTNWEETAPKEFKIT, from the coding sequence ATGGATAGATTGAAGGTTGTATTACAGGGTTTCCCTGCAAAATCAAACAGAGGGTGGCTTGGATGGTGTAATGTAGTCTTGATGTCCACATCAAATGGTTATTTTCTCTTTGATACTGGCAGTTATGGAGATAGAAGAGAGCTCTTAGATTCTCTAAAAAATTTAGGGGTCAATTTATCAGAAATAAAGGGAATATTTCTTACTCACTTTCATTTTGACCACGCAATAAACATTGAACTTTTTGAAAACGCTAAAATTTATATGTCAGAAAGAGAATACAAGTACATTACAAGCGGTTTTTTCGAAAAAGCATCAGATCTCTATGTGCCTAAATCTATGATAAGTTATCTTTTAAATAGAAATCCCGTAATATTAAGAAATAACGAGAAAGTCTTAGATGACATAGTCGCAATAGATCTGCCTGGACACACCCCTGGATCTATGGGATTTCTTTTAGAGAGCACGAAAACTTTGATAGGCGGAGACGCTGTCAAAAATATTAAAGAATTCTACAACGAATTGGACACGCTACTTGTTTTCGGAGACATTCACGATTATAGAGAGTCGCTGAAAAGAGCAAAACAGATGGCAATTAATTTTGTTCCAGGTCATGACTCAATATTTAGCTTTAACAAAGAAATAAAGAAATTAACCGATTTAAAGGTTATAATTTATAGCAATACAAATTGGGAAGAGACCGCGCCAAAAGAGTTTAAAATTACCTAA
- a CDS encoding methylated-DNA--[protein]-cysteine S-methyltransferase, which produces MSYRYSNIYIVKENEFVKRIFLNDDSFLSFYEKNNPKRNDLILKDEVMQLTEYIDGKRKKFDIHYELLGTEFQKIVWEKILGIGYSEVKRYSDIAKEIDKPLATRAVGNACSKNVLPIIVPCHRIISTKGQGGFFGQDNEFSQIKSYLLNLERTS; this is translated from the coding sequence TTGTCTTACAGATATTCAAATATTTATATAGTGAAGGAAAACGAATTTGTTAAAAGAATTTTTCTAAATGATGATAGTTTTTTGTCTTTTTATGAAAAAAATAATCCAAAGAGAAACGATCTTATCTTAAAAGATGAAGTAATGCAGTTAACTGAGTACATAGATGGCAAAAGAAAAAAATTCGACATTCATTATGAGCTTTTAGGTACGGAATTTCAAAAAATCGTCTGGGAAAAAATATTGGGCATTGGGTATTCAGAAGTTAAAAGGTATTCTGATATAGCAAAAGAAATTGACAAACCTCTTGCAACAAGAGCAGTCGGCAACGCTTGCAGTAAAAATGTCCTGCCAATAATTGTTCCATGTCATAGAATTATTTCCACAAAAGGCCAGGGTGGTTTTTTCGGTCAGGATAATGAATTTAGCCAAATCAAATCATATCTTCTAAACTTAGAAAGGACTTCTTAA
- a CDS encoding gamma-glutamyltransferase family protein, whose translation MFDFQRYPYPSERHVCFAKNGMVLTTQPLASQAGLSILQKGGNAVDAALAAAAALTVVEPTSCGVGGDSFAMIWKDSKLHALNSSGYAPSNINLDLLTKKGFKKMPRFGFESITVPGVAWGWGELSSKFGRLSLSDVFAPAIDLARYGYPVSPIISRLWENFYNVISEQKGDEFGHWFENFAKDGAPKPASIFKNTNLAKTLEELALTNCKSFYDGPLAEKIVSFFKKHKGYISERDLKDFKGEWVEPLKIDYHGYDIWELPPNGQGIVALMSLNILKRFDILRDSSYFHRCIEALKLSFEDALSYVGDIKDMKKDVLELLSEEYGFNRSKVISDSAFLPKTQSAYCGNTVYLCTADGYGNMVSYIQSNYMGFGSGIVIDDTSIAMHNRGANFVLEEGHPNCIAPKKRPYHTIIPGFITKDYNAVGPFGVMGAFMQPQGHVQVLVNMINFLDNPQAALDAPRFQWLGGKKVLVESGIGQNIADDLVKMGHDVDVTSDSISFGRGQIIVKLDNGVLVGGSEPRADGYPACY comes from the coding sequence ATGTTTGACTTTCAAAGATATCCCTATCCTTCAGAAAGGCACGTTTGCTTTGCAAAAAATGGAATGGTTCTTACTACCCAGCCACTTGCATCTCAGGCAGGTTTGTCTATTTTACAAAAAGGAGGCAATGCTGTTGACGCAGCCCTTGCAGCGGCTGCAGCCCTTACAGTGGTTGAACCAACTTCTTGCGGGGTTGGTGGGGACTCTTTCGCGATGATTTGGAAGGATTCCAAACTTCATGCCCTCAATTCAAGCGGGTATGCGCCTTCAAATATAAACCTTGATCTCTTGACTAAAAAAGGATTTAAGAAAATGCCTAGATTTGGATTTGAGTCTATTACTGTTCCTGGCGTAGCATGGGGATGGGGAGAGCTTTCGTCAAAGTTTGGAAGGCTAAGTCTTTCTGATGTATTTGCTCCTGCTATAGATTTAGCTCGCTATGGATATCCTGTATCGCCGATAATTTCTAGGCTATGGGAGAATTTCTACAATGTCATCTCAGAGCAAAAAGGAGATGAGTTTGGTCATTGGTTTGAAAACTTTGCAAAGGATGGGGCACCAAAGCCTGCTTCAATATTTAAAAATACTAATCTTGCCAAAACCTTAGAAGAATTAGCTCTAACTAATTGCAAATCCTTTTATGACGGCCCGCTAGCCGAAAAGATTGTTTCATTCTTTAAAAAACATAAAGGTTATATATCTGAGCGCGACTTAAAGGATTTTAAAGGCGAGTGGGTAGAGCCATTGAAAATTGACTATCACGGATATGATATATGGGAGCTTCCGCCAAACGGTCAAGGAATAGTGGCTCTTATGTCGCTAAACATCTTGAAACGTTTTGATATTTTAAGAGACAGCTCATATTTTCATAGATGTATTGAAGCGCTAAAATTGTCCTTTGAAGACGCTCTATCTTATGTTGGAGATATTAAAGATATGAAGAAAGATGTCTTGGAGCTTCTTAGCGAGGAGTATGGATTTAATAGATCGAAGGTTATATCAGATAGTGCTTTTTTGCCAAAAACTCAAAGTGCATATTGCGGGAATACCGTATATCTGTGTACCGCTGATGGCTATGGAAATATGGTTAGCTACATACAGAGCAACTACATGGGCTTTGGTTCTGGCATAGTAATAGATGATACTTCAATTGCTATGCACAATAGGGGGGCGAATTTCGTCCTTGAAGAGGGCCATCCCAATTGCATTGCCCCGAAGAAAAGGCCATATCATACTATTATTCCTGGTTTTATAACGAAAGATTACAATGCAGTTGGCCCATTCGGCGTAATGGGGGCATTTATGCAGCCACAGGGACACGTTCAGGTCCTTGTAAATATGATCAACTTTTTGGATAATCCTCAGGCTGCACTTGATGCGCCAAGATTTCAGTGGCTTGGCGGCAAGAAGGTGCTTGTTGAAAGTGGGATTGGCCAAAATATAGCTGATGACCTTGTGAAGATGGGACACGACGTAGATGTTACTTCAGATTCAATAAGCTTTGGCAGAGGACAGATTATTGTCAAATTGGACAATGGAGTTTTGGTTGGTGGATCAGAGCCAAGAGCAGATGGATATCCTGCATGCTATTAG